GATGTAAAATAACATTAGCTCACAAACTGAGCATCTGCTCATTCTAAAGGAGCTGTATATCTACTTGCTACGTTTCGTTAGCGAAATATTGCAGGGGATGAGCACAACAACAGGTTGGATTTGAAGGATCTTTAGAAAGAAGTTGATTAAAATCCACACAAAGGACTGATGATGAGCGTCAATATTATCATTCGGAATGCAAAGAAAGCGTATGGAGATACAGTCATTATCCCCAACCTCTCACTTGATATCAAAGAAGGGGAGCTTTTTACTCTTCTTGGGCCATCAGGTTGTGGAAAGACTACCTTGTTGAGAATGATTGCTGGTTTTAATTCGATTGAAGGAGGGGATTTCTACTTCAATGAGAAACGAATCAATGATCTCGATCCAGCGAAGAGAAATATTGGCATGGTGTTCCAGAATTATGCAATTTTTCCACATTTTACGGTACGTAAAAATATTGAGTTTGGGTTGAAAAATAAAAAATTGCTTGCAGATGAAATTTCAAGTACGGCAGAAGAATACATGAAATTGGTGCAGATTGAGCAGTTTGCCAACAGAATGCCCGAAAAGCTTTCTGGAGGACAGCAACAACGTGTTGCTCTTGCACGGGCCCTCTGCATCAAGCCGGATGTGCTGCTCATGGATGAGCCTCTTTCAAACCTGGATGCCAAGCTACGGGTTGAGATGCGGACAGTCATCAAGCGAATACAGAATAGCGTGGGCATCACGTGCGTGTATGTTACTCATGACCAAGAGGAAGCAATGGCGATTTCAGACCGCATTGCAATCATGAACGCGGGAGTGATTCAGCAAATAGGGAGACCAAAGGCAATATACCAACGTCCTGCGAATCTATTCGTTGCAACATTTATTGGACGTACGAATATTCTCGACGGAAAGCTTGTTGTCGAAGAAGGAAAGGCGTACTTGGAAGTGCAAGAATTCAAGACCAAGATACAAGCCGTTGCGAAGGACCATTTCTACTCCCAGGATGTAAAAATTTCTATACGACCTGAAGAATTTTTTCTAAACCGCGAAGATGTGTTCGAGGGTGTGAAAGGCGTTGTAAAGGACGCCATCTTCCTCGGCTTGAATACCCACTATTTTGTTGTGCTCAATAGTGGTGAAGAAGTGGAGATTATCCAAGAGTCTACAATTGAAGAGACGCTTGAAAAAGGAACGAAGATCTCCTTGGGAATTAACACGGTAAAGACCAATGTGTTTACCGCAGATGGGAAGCAGAATATCTTGACGGGGGTACTGACTGATCATTTGGCACAGAGCGAGGAAGCATGATGTTCAGACATAAAGCAGCAGATATTTGGACCTGGGTTTCCATTGCACTACTCGTTTTGTTTATGGTCTTTCTTATCTTCCCACTGTTTGGTGTTCTCAAACACTCCGTATATGACAATGATGATAACCTTTCACTAGTTCAGTTCAAAAAGTTTTTTGGCAACAGGTATTATAGTTCTACGATAGGAAACAGCTTCAAAGTTACAATCGCCGTGACCATTGTATCTTTACTATTGGCGTTGCCCTTTTCGTATTTCTATACGTTCTACAATCTGAAAGGTACGAAATTTCTCTTTGTCGTGAGTATTCTTTGTGTTATGTCAGCTCCGTTCATCGGTGCCTATGCTTGGATTATGCTTCTCGGACGTTCTGGGGTAATCACGAGAGCCTTGTCTTCAGTAGGAATTAATATCGGCAGTATTTATGGTTTTAAAGGGATTTTGCTGGTCCAAAGCCTAAAGTTCTTTCCTCTTGTTTTCATATACATGAATGGAGCCTTCCGTAATATCGACAACAGTCTTATGGAGGCGAGTGCAAACCTCGGGTGCAGTGGGGTCAAGAGATTTTTCCAGATTGTAATGAGGCTGTCCATGCCAACATTGTTGGCTGCCGCGTTGATGGTTTTCATGAGGGCGTTTGCAGACTATGGGACCCCTGGTTTGATCGGAGAGGGGTACAGGACCTTTCCCGTTGAAATCTATTCTCAGTTTATGGGTGAGAATGGACAGAACCAAAACTTCGCCGCAGCGATCTCAGTGTTTGCTGTAGTAGTGACCGCCGTAATTTTCTTGATACAGAAATGGGCAACGAACAGGTTCAAGTTCACCATGAATGTCATGCATCCTATACAGAAAAAGGAGCCTCACGGTCTTAGTGGGGTCCTCAT
The sequence above is drawn from the Synergistaceae bacterium genome and encodes:
- a CDS encoding iron ABC transporter permease; the protein is MFRHKAADIWTWVSIALLVLFMVFLIFPLFGVLKHSVYDNDDNLSLVQFKKFFGNRYYSSTIGNSFKVTIAVTIVSLLLALPFSYFYTFYNLKGTKFLFVVSILCVMSAPFIGAYAWIMLLGRSGVITRALSSVGINIGSIYGFKGILLVQSLKFFPLVFIYMNGAFRNIDNSLMEASANLGCSGVKRFFQIVMRLSMPTLLAAALMVFMRAFADYGTPGLIGEGYRTFPVEIYSQFMGENGQNQNFAAAISVFAVVVTAVIFLIQKWATNRFKFTMNVMHPIQKKEPHGLSGVLMHGYCYLLVILGFLPNLYIANLSFRNCDGSIFKPGYSLVNYQNALKRLLVRSIENTLLQGFISLAIIIVISILIAFLVVRKGGLISNTLDTMSMLPYIMPGSVIGIALVFAFGPKPWALTGTIWVMILNLVIRRMPYTIRSATARLMQIPLSIDEVARSLGASKLKTLVKITVPLMSSGIISGAILSWVAIITEISGAIILYSNKTINLTVSTYVSVGRGRDGVACAFATIVTALTIISMVLFLAVSKSEDDIKL
- a CDS encoding ABC transporter ATP-binding protein, which encodes MSVNIIIRNAKKAYGDTVIIPNLSLDIKEGELFTLLGPSGCGKTTLLRMIAGFNSIEGGDFYFNEKRINDLDPAKRNIGMVFQNYAIFPHFTVRKNIEFGLKNKKLLADEISSTAEEYMKLVQIEQFANRMPEKLSGGQQQRVALARALCIKPDVLLMDEPLSNLDAKLRVEMRTVIKRIQNSVGITCVYVTHDQEEAMAISDRIAIMNAGVIQQIGRPKAIYQRPANLFVATFIGRTNILDGKLVVEEGKAYLEVQEFKTKIQAVAKDHFYSQDVKISIRPEEFFLNREDVFEGVKGVVKDAIFLGLNTHYFVVLNSGEEVEIIQESTIEETLEKGTKISLGINTVKTNVFTADGKQNILTGVLTDHLAQSEEA